The proteins below are encoded in one region of Silene latifolia isolate original U9 population chromosome 2, ASM4854445v1, whole genome shotgun sequence:
- the LOC141643945 gene encoding uncharacterized protein LOC141643945 isoform X2 has protein sequence MADDSLDSHRKHNRSQSDDETPEKSKRHKHRHHRRHHRRHRHHRSKHEEDKKDEIELDIKEDTGIVAKSGDYDMEEGEIVEELGVFAANDVVDNKVASDLESGELDDRDMRVVADVESSPMDDDGKSGKVLKLTGDRSGDSKNHRIHGSLNESPESVSIANGGRSHGRSKSPLKSSEKHKDKHRSEIKDQLMEEDADERERRRISYSQKTKDDHRSPSDGRHHVEKRVRSRSESVDRVKERERSRSIVHERRSRSRHHHERDEGIYENGKVYDNHNEEKDDYRLDRGERASDKRRERSSSRHRSSMHENGDYLDRRRDEMTYRDKMRAREQEPDRAKTDRDFEHERDRRGRDRERESDRDKNKAKDWKSGVDWDRESERDREHRREKDRGRSRDRDYERERRRDASTSSLRDRNPERARDRQMEADRARDSYRGRDRHDEGSDRNRRYHKYEDQANGHGDRDRRRGYDEPEYMKDRNRKYESEKDRASRDVSVRENEDAKRAEEDDQKGYEERVDLILAEQEEDDVDRIKEESRRRREAILQKYKEKQLQQQPQDAKDEQLKEQPSQKHSEVPFGVDKLYNVGKSPIRNGTVAVESNTSAAGLGEGLPKSERSDDMFCDDIFGDSPGGIRKMGKGDGLPIQRSGLHDNWDDPEGYYSFRFGEVLDSRYEVTAAHGKGVFSTVVRAKDLKAGSGDPEEVAIKIIRNNETMLKAGTEELVILKKLVGADPEDKRHCVRYFSNFMYRDHLCIVFESLHMNLREVLKKFGRNIGLNLSAVRTYAKQLFIALKHLRNCGVLHSDIKPDNMLVNEAKTVLKLCDFGNAMFAGKNEITPYLVSRFYRAPEIILGLPYDHPMDIWSVGCCLYEIYTGKVLFPGATNNDMLRLHMELKGPFPKKMLRKGAFVEPHFDQDFNFLATEEDPVTKKAIRKLIFNIKPKDIGSIIMGSQGEDPKMLANFKDLLDKIFVLDPDKRLTVSQALSHPFITGK, from the exons ATGGCGGACGATTCACTCGACTCTCATCGCAAACACAACCGCTCTCAATCCGACGACGAAACGCCAGAAAAATCGAAGCGTCATAAGCACCGCCATCATCGCCGTCACCACCGCCGACATCGCCACCATCGTTCGAAGCACGAGGAAGATAAAAAGGATGAAATTGAACTGGATATTAAAGAGGATACTGGAATTGTTGCGAAATCCGGTGATTATGATATGGAGGAAGGTGAAATTGTTGAGGAATTAGGGGTTTTTGCTGCTAATGATGTTGTTGATAATAAGGTTGCATCTGATCTTGAATCTGGTGAATTGGATGATCGAGATATG AGAGTTGTTGCTGACGTGGAGAGTTCTCCCATGGATGATGATGGGAAATCTGGTAAGGTTTTGAAGTTGACTGGTGATCGTAGTGGTGATAGTAAGAATCATAGAATTCATGGTAGTCTTAATGAGTCACCAGAGTCTGTGAGCATTGCAAATGGTGGTAGGTCTCATGGGAGAAGCAAGTCTCCGTTGAAAAGTAGTGAAAAACACAAAGATAAACATAGAAGCGAAATTAAGGATCAATTAATGGAAGAGGATGCAGATGAACGTGAACGTAGAAGAATTTCTTATTCTCAGAAGACTAAAGATGATCACCGCTCACCTTCTGATGGTAGACACCATGTGGAAAAGAGGGTGAGAAGCAGGTCAGAGTCTGTTGACCGTGTGAAAGAAAGGGAGCGTTCTCGTAGCATTGTGCATGAGAGGCGTTCTAGATCACGACATCATCATGAAAGAGATGAAGGAATTTATGAAAATGGCAAGGTTTATGACAACCACAATGAGGAAAAGGATGACTACAGGCTGGACCGCGGTGAAAGAGCTAGCGACAAAAGAAGAGAGAGAAGTTCCAGCCGTCATAGATCTAGCATGCATGAAAATGGTGATTATTTGGATAGACGGAGAGACGAGATGACATACAGGGATAAAATGAGGGCGAGGGAGCAGGAACCAGATAGAGCAAAAACTGACAGGGACTTTGAACATGAAAGGGATAGACGGGGTAGAGATCGAGAAAGGGAATCTGACAGGGACAAGAACAAAGCTAAAGATTGGAAGAGTGGTGTGGACTGGGATAGAGAAAGTGAAAGGGATAGAGAACACAGAAGAGAAAAAGATCGTGGTAGAAGCAGGGATAGGGATTATGAAAGGGAAAGGAGGAGAGACGCAAGTACTTCTTCACTTAGGGATAGGAATCCAGAGAGAGCAAGGGATAGGCAAATGGAGGCGGACAGGGCACGGGACAGTTATCGAGGAAGAGATAGACATGATGAGGGATCTGATAGAAATAGGAGGTATCACAAATATGAAGATCAGGCTAATGGGCATGGTGACCGAGATAGACGCCGTGGTTACGATGAACCAGAATATATGAAGGATAGAAACCGGAAATATGAGTCTGAGAAAGATCGAGCTTCCAGAGATGTTTCTGTTAGAGAAAATGAAGATGCAAAAAG GGCTGAAGAGGATGATCAAAAAGGATACGAGGAAAGAGTTGACTTGATACTTGCTGAACAAGAAGAGGATGACGTGGATAGAATTAAGGAAGAGAGCAGAAGGCGGAGAGAAGCAATTCTCcaaaaatataaggaaaaacaattgcAGCAACAACCTCAGGATGCTAAAG ATGAACAGCTGAAAGAACAGCCCTCTCAAAAGCATAGTGAGGTGCCCTTTGGGGTTGACAAATTGTATAACGTCGGCAAATCACCTATCAGAAATGGAACTGTAGCCGTAGAATCAAATACTAGTGCCGCTGGACTTGGTGAAGGTCTTCCAAAG AGTGAACGATCAGATGATATGTTCTGTGATGATATATTTGGAGATTCGCCAGGAGGAATTCGTAAGATG GGTAAAGGGGATGGCCTACCTATTCAACGAAGTGGGTTACATGATAACTGGGATGATCCAGAGGGATATTATA GTTTTCGGTTTGGAGAAGTACTAGATAGCCGCTACGAAGTAACTGCAGCACATGGCAAAGGTGTATTCTCAACTGTGGTGCGTGCGAAAGATCTGAAGGCTGGAAGCGGTGATCCAGAGGAAGTTGCTATCAAAATCATACGTAATAATGAAACAAT GTTAAAAGCAGGAACGGAGGAGTTGGTGATCTTGAAGAAGCTAGTTGGTGCGGATCCCGAAGACAAGCGACACTGTGTTCGTTATTTTTCAAATTTCATGTACCGTgatcatctttgtatagtttTTGAATCTCTTCATATGAATCTACGCGAGGTTCTGAAGAAGTTTGGTCGTAACATTGGCCTTAATCTTTCTGCTGTGAGAACATATGCTAAACAACTATTTATCGCCTTGAAGCATTTGAGGAATTGTGGAGTACTTCACAGCGATATAAAGCCTGATAATATGCTG GTGAATGAAGCCAAGACTGTGCTTAAGTTGTGCGATTTCGGGAATGCAATGTTTGCTGGAAAAAATGAAATAACTCCATACCTTGTGAGCCGTTTTTATCGAGCCCCTGAGATAA TTCTTGGTTTACCTTATGATCATCCCATGGATATTTGGTCAGTTGGTTGTTGCTTGTATGAGATCTACACAGGGAAAGTTCTTTTCCCAGGCGCAACAAACAATGATATGCTTCGTCTTCATATGGAGTTGAAGGGTCCTTTCCCGAAAAAGATGCTTCGGAAG GGAGCATTTGTTGAGCCTCATTTTGACCAAGATTTTAACTTTCTTGCCACAGAAGAGGATCCTGTGACTAAAAAG GCTATCAGAAAGCTGATTTTTAACATTAAGCCAAAAGATATTGGCAGTATCATCATGGGCTCTCAGGGTGAAGATCCCAAAATGTTGGCCAACTTCAAAGATTTGCTGGACAAAATTTTTGTTTTAGATCCAGACAAAAGGCTAACAGTCTCACAAGCATTGAGTCACCCTTTTATCACTGGCAAGTGA
- the LOC141643945 gene encoding uncharacterized protein LOC141643945 isoform X1, which produces MADDSLDSHRKHNRSQSDDETPEKSKRHKHRHHRRHHRRHRHHRSKHEEDKKDEIELDIKEDTGIVAKSGDYDMEEGEIVEELGVFAANDVVDNKVASDLESGELDDRDMRVVADVESSPMDDDGKSGKVLKLTGDRSGDSKNHRIHGSLNESPESVSIANGGRSHGRSKSPLKSSEKHKDKHRSEIKDQLMEEDADERERRRISYSQKTKDDHRSPSDGRHHVEKRVRSRSESVDRVKERERSRSIVHERRSRSRHHHERDEGIYENGKVYDNHNEEKDDYRLDRGERASDKRRERSSSRHRSSMHENGDYLDRRRDEMTYRDKMRAREQEPDRAKTDRDFEHERDRRGRDRERESDRDKNKAKDWKSGVDWDRESERDREHRREKDRGRSRDRDYERERRRDASTSSLRDRNPERARDRQMEADRARDSYRGRDRHDEGSDRNRRYHKYEDQANGHGDRDRRRGYDEPEYMKDRNRKYESEKDRASRDVSVRENEDAKRAEEDDQKGYEERVDLILAEQEEDDVDRIKEESRRRREAILQKYKEKQLQQQPQDAKAESDEQLKEQPSQKHSEVPFGVDKLYNVGKSPIRNGTVAVESNTSAAGLGEGLPKSERSDDMFCDDIFGDSPGGIRKMGKGDGLPIQRSGLHDNWDDPEGYYSFRFGEVLDSRYEVTAAHGKGVFSTVVRAKDLKAGSGDPEEVAIKIIRNNETMLKAGTEELVILKKLVGADPEDKRHCVRYFSNFMYRDHLCIVFESLHMNLREVLKKFGRNIGLNLSAVRTYAKQLFIALKHLRNCGVLHSDIKPDNMLVNEAKTVLKLCDFGNAMFAGKNEITPYLVSRFYRAPEIILGLPYDHPMDIWSVGCCLYEIYTGKVLFPGATNNDMLRLHMELKGPFPKKMLRKGAFVEPHFDQDFNFLATEEDPVTKKAIRKLIFNIKPKDIGSIIMGSQGEDPKMLANFKDLLDKIFVLDPDKRLTVSQALSHPFITGK; this is translated from the exons ATGGCGGACGATTCACTCGACTCTCATCGCAAACACAACCGCTCTCAATCCGACGACGAAACGCCAGAAAAATCGAAGCGTCATAAGCACCGCCATCATCGCCGTCACCACCGCCGACATCGCCACCATCGTTCGAAGCACGAGGAAGATAAAAAGGATGAAATTGAACTGGATATTAAAGAGGATACTGGAATTGTTGCGAAATCCGGTGATTATGATATGGAGGAAGGTGAAATTGTTGAGGAATTAGGGGTTTTTGCTGCTAATGATGTTGTTGATAATAAGGTTGCATCTGATCTTGAATCTGGTGAATTGGATGATCGAGATATG AGAGTTGTTGCTGACGTGGAGAGTTCTCCCATGGATGATGATGGGAAATCTGGTAAGGTTTTGAAGTTGACTGGTGATCGTAGTGGTGATAGTAAGAATCATAGAATTCATGGTAGTCTTAATGAGTCACCAGAGTCTGTGAGCATTGCAAATGGTGGTAGGTCTCATGGGAGAAGCAAGTCTCCGTTGAAAAGTAGTGAAAAACACAAAGATAAACATAGAAGCGAAATTAAGGATCAATTAATGGAAGAGGATGCAGATGAACGTGAACGTAGAAGAATTTCTTATTCTCAGAAGACTAAAGATGATCACCGCTCACCTTCTGATGGTAGACACCATGTGGAAAAGAGGGTGAGAAGCAGGTCAGAGTCTGTTGACCGTGTGAAAGAAAGGGAGCGTTCTCGTAGCATTGTGCATGAGAGGCGTTCTAGATCACGACATCATCATGAAAGAGATGAAGGAATTTATGAAAATGGCAAGGTTTATGACAACCACAATGAGGAAAAGGATGACTACAGGCTGGACCGCGGTGAAAGAGCTAGCGACAAAAGAAGAGAGAGAAGTTCCAGCCGTCATAGATCTAGCATGCATGAAAATGGTGATTATTTGGATAGACGGAGAGACGAGATGACATACAGGGATAAAATGAGGGCGAGGGAGCAGGAACCAGATAGAGCAAAAACTGACAGGGACTTTGAACATGAAAGGGATAGACGGGGTAGAGATCGAGAAAGGGAATCTGACAGGGACAAGAACAAAGCTAAAGATTGGAAGAGTGGTGTGGACTGGGATAGAGAAAGTGAAAGGGATAGAGAACACAGAAGAGAAAAAGATCGTGGTAGAAGCAGGGATAGGGATTATGAAAGGGAAAGGAGGAGAGACGCAAGTACTTCTTCACTTAGGGATAGGAATCCAGAGAGAGCAAGGGATAGGCAAATGGAGGCGGACAGGGCACGGGACAGTTATCGAGGAAGAGATAGACATGATGAGGGATCTGATAGAAATAGGAGGTATCACAAATATGAAGATCAGGCTAATGGGCATGGTGACCGAGATAGACGCCGTGGTTACGATGAACCAGAATATATGAAGGATAGAAACCGGAAATATGAGTCTGAGAAAGATCGAGCTTCCAGAGATGTTTCTGTTAGAGAAAATGAAGATGCAAAAAG GGCTGAAGAGGATGATCAAAAAGGATACGAGGAAAGAGTTGACTTGATACTTGCTGAACAAGAAGAGGATGACGTGGATAGAATTAAGGAAGAGAGCAGAAGGCGGAGAGAAGCAATTCTCcaaaaatataaggaaaaacaattgcAGCAACAACCTCAGGATGCTAAAG CTGAATCAGATGAACAGCTGAAAGAACAGCCCTCTCAAAAGCATAGTGAGGTGCCCTTTGGGGTTGACAAATTGTATAACGTCGGCAAATCACCTATCAGAAATGGAACTGTAGCCGTAGAATCAAATACTAGTGCCGCTGGACTTGGTGAAGGTCTTCCAAAG AGTGAACGATCAGATGATATGTTCTGTGATGATATATTTGGAGATTCGCCAGGAGGAATTCGTAAGATG GGTAAAGGGGATGGCCTACCTATTCAACGAAGTGGGTTACATGATAACTGGGATGATCCAGAGGGATATTATA GTTTTCGGTTTGGAGAAGTACTAGATAGCCGCTACGAAGTAACTGCAGCACATGGCAAAGGTGTATTCTCAACTGTGGTGCGTGCGAAAGATCTGAAGGCTGGAAGCGGTGATCCAGAGGAAGTTGCTATCAAAATCATACGTAATAATGAAACAAT GTTAAAAGCAGGAACGGAGGAGTTGGTGATCTTGAAGAAGCTAGTTGGTGCGGATCCCGAAGACAAGCGACACTGTGTTCGTTATTTTTCAAATTTCATGTACCGTgatcatctttgtatagtttTTGAATCTCTTCATATGAATCTACGCGAGGTTCTGAAGAAGTTTGGTCGTAACATTGGCCTTAATCTTTCTGCTGTGAGAACATATGCTAAACAACTATTTATCGCCTTGAAGCATTTGAGGAATTGTGGAGTACTTCACAGCGATATAAAGCCTGATAATATGCTG GTGAATGAAGCCAAGACTGTGCTTAAGTTGTGCGATTTCGGGAATGCAATGTTTGCTGGAAAAAATGAAATAACTCCATACCTTGTGAGCCGTTTTTATCGAGCCCCTGAGATAA TTCTTGGTTTACCTTATGATCATCCCATGGATATTTGGTCAGTTGGTTGTTGCTTGTATGAGATCTACACAGGGAAAGTTCTTTTCCCAGGCGCAACAAACAATGATATGCTTCGTCTTCATATGGAGTTGAAGGGTCCTTTCCCGAAAAAGATGCTTCGGAAG GGAGCATTTGTTGAGCCTCATTTTGACCAAGATTTTAACTTTCTTGCCACAGAAGAGGATCCTGTGACTAAAAAG GCTATCAGAAAGCTGATTTTTAACATTAAGCCAAAAGATATTGGCAGTATCATCATGGGCTCTCAGGGTGAAGATCCCAAAATGTTGGCCAACTTCAAAGATTTGCTGGACAAAATTTTTGTTTTAGATCCAGACAAAAGGCTAACAGTCTCACAAGCATTGAGTCACCCTTTTATCACTGGCAAGTGA
- the LOC141643945 gene encoding uncharacterized protein LOC141643945 isoform X3 — translation MDDDGKSGKVLKLTGDRSGDSKNHRIHGSLNESPESVSIANGGRSHGRSKSPLKSSEKHKDKHRSEIKDQLMEEDADERERRRISYSQKTKDDHRSPSDGRHHVEKRVRSRSESVDRVKERERSRSIVHERRSRSRHHHERDEGIYENGKVYDNHNEEKDDYRLDRGERASDKRRERSSSRHRSSMHENGDYLDRRRDEMTYRDKMRAREQEPDRAKTDRDFEHERDRRGRDRERESDRDKNKAKDWKSGVDWDRESERDREHRREKDRGRSRDRDYERERRRDASTSSLRDRNPERARDRQMEADRARDSYRGRDRHDEGSDRNRRYHKYEDQANGHGDRDRRRGYDEPEYMKDRNRKYESEKDRASRDVSVRENEDAKRAEEDDQKGYEERVDLILAEQEEDDVDRIKEESRRRREAILQKYKEKQLQQQPQDAKAESDEQLKEQPSQKHSEVPFGVDKLYNVGKSPIRNGTVAVESNTSAAGLGEGLPKSERSDDMFCDDIFGDSPGGIRKMGKGDGLPIQRSGLHDNWDDPEGYYSFRFGEVLDSRYEVTAAHGKGVFSTVVRAKDLKAGSGDPEEVAIKIIRNNETMLKAGTEELVILKKLVGADPEDKRHCVRYFSNFMYRDHLCIVFESLHMNLREVLKKFGRNIGLNLSAVRTYAKQLFIALKHLRNCGVLHSDIKPDNMLVNEAKTVLKLCDFGNAMFAGKNEITPYLVSRFYRAPEIILGLPYDHPMDIWSVGCCLYEIYTGKVLFPGATNNDMLRLHMELKGPFPKKMLRKGAFVEPHFDQDFNFLATEEDPVTKKAIRKLIFNIKPKDIGSIIMGSQGEDPKMLANFKDLLDKIFVLDPDKRLTVSQALSHPFITGK, via the exons ATGGATGATGATGGGAAATCTGGTAAGGTTTTGAAGTTGACTGGTGATCGTAGTGGTGATAGTAAGAATCATAGAATTCATGGTAGTCTTAATGAGTCACCAGAGTCTGTGAGCATTGCAAATGGTGGTAGGTCTCATGGGAGAAGCAAGTCTCCGTTGAAAAGTAGTGAAAAACACAAAGATAAACATAGAAGCGAAATTAAGGATCAATTAATGGAAGAGGATGCAGATGAACGTGAACGTAGAAGAATTTCTTATTCTCAGAAGACTAAAGATGATCACCGCTCACCTTCTGATGGTAGACACCATGTGGAAAAGAGGGTGAGAAGCAGGTCAGAGTCTGTTGACCGTGTGAAAGAAAGGGAGCGTTCTCGTAGCATTGTGCATGAGAGGCGTTCTAGATCACGACATCATCATGAAAGAGATGAAGGAATTTATGAAAATGGCAAGGTTTATGACAACCACAATGAGGAAAAGGATGACTACAGGCTGGACCGCGGTGAAAGAGCTAGCGACAAAAGAAGAGAGAGAAGTTCCAGCCGTCATAGATCTAGCATGCATGAAAATGGTGATTATTTGGATAGACGGAGAGACGAGATGACATACAGGGATAAAATGAGGGCGAGGGAGCAGGAACCAGATAGAGCAAAAACTGACAGGGACTTTGAACATGAAAGGGATAGACGGGGTAGAGATCGAGAAAGGGAATCTGACAGGGACAAGAACAAAGCTAAAGATTGGAAGAGTGGTGTGGACTGGGATAGAGAAAGTGAAAGGGATAGAGAACACAGAAGAGAAAAAGATCGTGGTAGAAGCAGGGATAGGGATTATGAAAGGGAAAGGAGGAGAGACGCAAGTACTTCTTCACTTAGGGATAGGAATCCAGAGAGAGCAAGGGATAGGCAAATGGAGGCGGACAGGGCACGGGACAGTTATCGAGGAAGAGATAGACATGATGAGGGATCTGATAGAAATAGGAGGTATCACAAATATGAAGATCAGGCTAATGGGCATGGTGACCGAGATAGACGCCGTGGTTACGATGAACCAGAATATATGAAGGATAGAAACCGGAAATATGAGTCTGAGAAAGATCGAGCTTCCAGAGATGTTTCTGTTAGAGAAAATGAAGATGCAAAAAG GGCTGAAGAGGATGATCAAAAAGGATACGAGGAAAGAGTTGACTTGATACTTGCTGAACAAGAAGAGGATGACGTGGATAGAATTAAGGAAGAGAGCAGAAGGCGGAGAGAAGCAATTCTCcaaaaatataaggaaaaacaattgcAGCAACAACCTCAGGATGCTAAAG CTGAATCAGATGAACAGCTGAAAGAACAGCCCTCTCAAAAGCATAGTGAGGTGCCCTTTGGGGTTGACAAATTGTATAACGTCGGCAAATCACCTATCAGAAATGGAACTGTAGCCGTAGAATCAAATACTAGTGCCGCTGGACTTGGTGAAGGTCTTCCAAAG AGTGAACGATCAGATGATATGTTCTGTGATGATATATTTGGAGATTCGCCAGGAGGAATTCGTAAGATG GGTAAAGGGGATGGCCTACCTATTCAACGAAGTGGGTTACATGATAACTGGGATGATCCAGAGGGATATTATA GTTTTCGGTTTGGAGAAGTACTAGATAGCCGCTACGAAGTAACTGCAGCACATGGCAAAGGTGTATTCTCAACTGTGGTGCGTGCGAAAGATCTGAAGGCTGGAAGCGGTGATCCAGAGGAAGTTGCTATCAAAATCATACGTAATAATGAAACAAT GTTAAAAGCAGGAACGGAGGAGTTGGTGATCTTGAAGAAGCTAGTTGGTGCGGATCCCGAAGACAAGCGACACTGTGTTCGTTATTTTTCAAATTTCATGTACCGTgatcatctttgtatagtttTTGAATCTCTTCATATGAATCTACGCGAGGTTCTGAAGAAGTTTGGTCGTAACATTGGCCTTAATCTTTCTGCTGTGAGAACATATGCTAAACAACTATTTATCGCCTTGAAGCATTTGAGGAATTGTGGAGTACTTCACAGCGATATAAAGCCTGATAATATGCTG GTGAATGAAGCCAAGACTGTGCTTAAGTTGTGCGATTTCGGGAATGCAATGTTTGCTGGAAAAAATGAAATAACTCCATACCTTGTGAGCCGTTTTTATCGAGCCCCTGAGATAA TTCTTGGTTTACCTTATGATCATCCCATGGATATTTGGTCAGTTGGTTGTTGCTTGTATGAGATCTACACAGGGAAAGTTCTTTTCCCAGGCGCAACAAACAATGATATGCTTCGTCTTCATATGGAGTTGAAGGGTCCTTTCCCGAAAAAGATGCTTCGGAAG GGAGCATTTGTTGAGCCTCATTTTGACCAAGATTTTAACTTTCTTGCCACAGAAGAGGATCCTGTGACTAAAAAG GCTATCAGAAAGCTGATTTTTAACATTAAGCCAAAAGATATTGGCAGTATCATCATGGGCTCTCAGGGTGAAGATCCCAAAATGTTGGCCAACTTCAAAGATTTGCTGGACAAAATTTTTGTTTTAGATCCAGACAAAAGGCTAACAGTCTCACAAGCATTGAGTCACCCTTTTATCACTGGCAAGTGA